CTTATTGCAGTCGACCCCGCCGAACAgtcggtggcggtggcggttgGCTCGGACCTCCGAGTGTTCGACCTCCAGTAACCGCTCTTTCTCTCTCCGTTTGGTTCCGTCCTGATAATCTCTATCTGGTTGCTGATAAAATTTTGGACGCTAAGGAATGAAAGAAGTCAATTCTGTTTACGtagatattgaaaattttactttaatctCAGCCGGGCATTTGTCTCAATGTCTAGCTTAACTTTTTCCCTCTATTTTTCCAGAGGCATTGTCTGGCCGGGTGTTCTAGATTGATGGCTAATAGGTTATGGCATTGTCTGGCCGctgcttaaattttttttcttattttctaaagCAGCCAAAAAATAACAATTCCGTAATTAAGCTTTCCATTCTTTCCACCAATTCAAGTTCCGAAGTGATAAATACTAGACATCTACGAGAAATTTACGCCAGTTTCTTGGTCACTGAGTCCTGAGGCTTGGTCAATTTTATCTACTACTTGATGCCTGCTGTTCAGTTGGTGCAGATTTGGTAGTTACTGTAGCAGCTGAATGCCCGCTACCTTTTTGTAACTGCCATCTTAGAAGTAAATATCAACTAGAGTTGGCCTATCAAGCAATAACAAAACACAGGAACTCTCACCGTAATTGGTGAATTGTTTTCTTGATGTGTTCTTTTTAAGCTTTGAAGTTCAACGTGTTGATTGCTTAAGATAGTGATGGATTGTAAACGAATGTCCTATACATGAGATGATTCgggtcttttaatttttcttaaatgttCAGACATGTACTTGGAGGGTTACATCAACAACCTTGTCAGTCACTATGTTGTTTATGTACAGGAGAGGCTGTCCAGCTTCTTTGGCGGATGATTCTGGCGAGCCTTATCATAAGGATTCCATTAGAGCAATATCTTATAGTAGAAGAGGGAAGCTTTTAGTATCTGCTGGTGATGACAAACTAGTTAAGATTTGGAGCACTGGTACCTGGCGCTGCATATGTACCGTGTAAGTATTTTCTAATTAAGATCTGAACAACTGATCTGTGGTGCTACATATGTGTCTTGTAAATATTTAGAAGTCCAGAATCATTAAATTTGTTGCTTAGTTGTGGTGGGTTGACCTTCAGTTGTGAAATTGCTTCTAGAACTTTTTCATTGGGTGGAGCAAAATTTCCCCCTAATTTCATAAACGTGAAAATGTCCAGATCATAGTTACATGGAACATGGAACATTCCGATTCGTGGTATGTATTAGGGTACAAGGTACACTACTTAGCTAGATAGGCATTGGTGGGGGGTAGGATTGGTTGGTACGTCAATTTGGTTTGTGTTTTGCTTTCAAAAATGTATTGGTACGcttattaaaattcaaaggaaaattttgttatattcataAGATATTGCAACGAAAAAAAAGTTCAACTTAACTAAAAGCAAGTCTGCAATAACATAAAACCATAATTGTGGGACTAGAAACAGGAAAGGTGAACTTCCTGCCTCCTTTGACTACACTTTCTGCAAGTTCACCATGCGAAGATAAGGTGAACTTCCTTCTTCTCCCAATGATTTTTGAGTTTAGACCTTTTATTTTGGACTATCAAGTCACTTTAAAGTTCTATATTTCGGATTGCCATTTTTGGCAGTCCAAGTCTCATCCCTCCCTGTTCCAATATGTGTTTGTCTCACGATAAGATTTGCACAATTTGAAAAgcagtttggggggggggggggggggggcggtgtTGGCACAAATTGTGTAACTATGGTCCAGATTGATGGGTTCTGACTACCATAAGTATCATTTGTATGCCACAggatttttgttatttctcCATGTAAATGCTCACTTAATATGTGTCCAGATGGCGTTCCTGCATTTGTACCTACCTCCTGCATTCTATCATTATTATGTCCCgggatttttattatttgtccatGTTGTGATGCTTTCATTAACTCATCCAAATTGTAAAACTGTTTCAATAATAGATTATCAGAGAAGCGAGTGAGTGCAGTTGCCATAACCAATGATGgtctgtttgtttgttttgctGACAAATTTGGAGTGGTCTGGCTTGTGGACGTGGATGGATGTCATGAAAATCAAGCCTTAGCCAGTAAGAAGGCAGTGCCTATTCTTTCCCACTACTGTAGCATTATTACTAGCCTGGTATGTCATAAGTTatcttctcccttttttttttataggtaTATGCTATCTTcacatcttcttctcttccttctttcccAGTTATTTGCGCCTTTTGTTAGCATCTTTGATTCAAATTCAACTTTTTGTGCCATAAACATACTCAAAAGCATAtcatattttatgttaatagctctgttatttttctttattaaagaCTCAGTCATGCACATTATCCATGATAAGTATCTGATCAGTCACTGTCAATTTATTTAGATCTTTACCTCTTACATTCTGTAACAACTGTCAGCTACTTATGGCAGAATGGGTTTATCAGGATTCTCCTTTTTTTCTTGTGCTCATATTTTCTTGAGGTTTAtatctaatatttttcttttctaccaTGCACTTGGATAAATTATTCTGCTTTATCCCATAAAAGCCTCCTTTTTCTAAATTTCACCTTCCAGTTTTTCTGAATGCCACAATGATCTTTGGTATTATTTCTAACAGTTAGATCTTCTTGCAGGAATTCTCACCTGATGGCCGATTCATTGTTAGTGCTGATCGAGATTTTAAAATCCGTGTAAATCAATTTTCctacccattgaaacaaataaacttttaagtttaaaataacAATTGTGTTCTTTTTCAGACAATGTTACTATTTTGACAGGTGACTACGTTTCCTAACAAGCCTTTAGATGGAGCTCATGAGATACAGAGTTTTTGCCTCGGCCATACTGAGTGAGTGAGTTTTTTGAGATCAAGATTGTATATTGTATCAGCAATAAGAAGTAAACAAAAATAGAAGCAGTCACGGTTGTGGTTGTggttggggttggggttggggtttgttttcaagcttgaactttttttttatgaagtTGTTGAACATGTTTACAATTAGAACTTGGCTGTAGCTTTTGAATGGGGTACATGTAGATTAACTTGATAATTTTGTCATAACATACATCTTTTTTCTCATTCTATTTGGTTAACTCCATGCTTATCTATATTCTAAAGCACTGGCATGTGATTCTTTAGATCTCTTTGGAACCtactttattttgttattattttcagattcccaaatttatatttttctttgtgtCCAAGGAGGCCTAAGCAGTATGTTGACAAGTGGAGTCATGATCtcttatttctaattcaaaTGACAATCAGTGTACTGCATGAAGCAGGGAAGCAGTGGAGTGTTATCATAGTACCTTTCTCAGAGTTTTATCTACACAGCCTCGGTCTATAATTTTTGATGAATAGTTAGAAATATCAAATATCTACACTTTCATGCAAAACTGTAACCTGCTGAGGATAACGATTAAGGTTTCACAGCTTACATGTTGAGATTCATGATTTGTTCGTTcatagtttcaaaacatattatACAAGTGCAAATATTTGCCTGATTGGCATGACTTGTTGAGCAGCATAAAAATTCTCTTGGTGATAACTAGTTGAGACCCGGGAAGACTTTCTGTTTCAGAGTTTCCAATGTGATTAaagcactctctctctctctctattataTGTGCATCATGTGTGTCTACATATGTTTGTCTTAATGTGGATGTTGCCCTAAAAATAACGTGTTAACCTTAATAAGCAGCAGTTTTGGGGTCTAATATTTATGACAGTGGTTTGGAAGATTGGTGCATATGAGAAGCACCAAGGATACAGAATTCTTGAAAATCTTTGGAAATCACAGTACTTAATTAATCTTTTGCTTGTAAAGCTATTTTCTAGGGGTCTAataggtcttttttttttctctctcttttggcAGGTTTGTGTCATGCCTAGCATTTGTTTGTGCATCAGATTTTCTCACCGGATTCCTTGTATCCGGAAGTGGTGATTCAACAGTGAGTAACTGTAACATGGTTTGATCTTGCCTTTTCTAGAAGTTTAGAATGTGACATAAATCTCTCCACTTTTGCAGGTTAGATTGTGGGATATAATATCTGGATCTCTTCTTGATACCTGTGAAGTTGGGGCAGAGGTAGTGCTGGTACTCAAACTTTGATGTTATAAAGTGTGTTCAGGAGAGTTTTGATCATGCCTAGCATTTGTTTAATCACATTATAATATCTGGATCTCTTCTTGCTGTGGTACCCAAGGGGAGTACCTTGTACAATTCCAGGAGAGTTTTGTCCAACATAAAGTGTGTTCATCACCCTTCCCTGTTATACATCACATTTTGTGTTGTACAGCACCCTTTCTGCTGTGCAATATGTACTTCATGTTGAATAGGGTACCTGTACACTTGGGTACCGCAGCATTTCTCCCATAATTATTAACCAATTGATAATTGACTTCCTGTGTCAGGGTTATCGTTTTCAGATTATTGCTAAGCTGTTACTTTtctgtataaattttaaaaaaaatcaggccCATTGTAGGGTCTTGTGGTATGAATgtggccaatttttttattgctgAGATGGCATTAGAAATGTAACCGACGTGAGGTTGGTGATAATTTTTATCCTGAGTTCAACATGTCACTTGATGTCCCATATTTGTATTCCTGTTGCTGATAGCTtactttgtttaatttttatcgCTTACTCATGCTTCTTGAAGGCAGGACTTGTCAAGTCCAAcggaaaggaagaagaatcgTTTCCTGCTGTTACCAATCTATGTGCCATTCCTAACAGTTCATTAGTTGCAGTGACTATTCAAAGGTATGTCCACGGGCAGTATTAGTTTAATACTCTTTCCCATTTTGTTAaagctttcttttttttttttccacttgTAAGATgtatgcttcttttttttttttttttattgcagcCTCTCAGGAATAGTGCTTTTGAGCTGTAATATTTCAGACAAAACACTTGCTCTTGGCAAGGTATGTACCTTAATCAATTAAAGTAAGAGGGACCTGGTTTGAACAGATGCATGTGAATAGTAGAATAAAATCCATTTTCTTGGGCTCCCTGTCTTTGAATTCCCATTATTTTACTGAAAATACACAGTTCCCATCTTCACCTTTCCACCTTTTTCTCCCAGTTTGTGAGGTAGACCACAATTATGTTTTGACTGCTGAAGTGTGACTAATAGGAAATGCAAATCTTCTTTTCTGGGGATTTAAGTTTTTATCTATGTAGTCTAGCATACAGCACAGCGACATGGTAACTTGAACTGTCCTGAAAGACTAGATTCCTT
The Diospyros lotus cultivar Yz01 chromosome 12, ASM1463336v1, whole genome shotgun sequence DNA segment above includes these coding regions:
- the LOC127786522 gene encoding uncharacterized protein LOC127786522 isoform X2 translates to MEGEHSRDREVAPALIAVDPAEQSVAVAVGSDLRVFDLQRGCPASLADDSGEPYHKDSIRAISYSRRGKLLVSAGDDKLVKIWSTGTWRCICTVLSEKRVSAVAITNDGLFVCFADKFGVVWLVDVDGCHENQALASKKAVPILSHYCSIITSLEFSPDGRFIVSADRDFKIRVTTFPNKPLDGAHEIQSFCLGHTEFVSCLAFVCASDFLTGFLVSGSGDSTVRLWDIISGSLLDTCEVGAEAGLVKSNGKEEESFPAVTNLCAIPNSSLVAVTIQSLSGIVLLSCNISDKTLALGKVISITGEVFIPTSLGISFSGKLLWVVTGVSNLQGIDSNSLTRVRAVSGFSETNPDSVKLEPKVLEDNDIPCGVQLLEKLQGGDSIEKEVFVATAETLRTAMRNLLVKKQYTAEKREFRKRGRNDRKIKQ
- the LOC127786522 gene encoding uncharacterized protein LOC127786522 isoform X1, with product MEGEHSRDREVAPALIAVDPAEQSVAVAVGSDLRVFDLQRGCPASLADDSGEPYHKDSIRAISYSRRGKLLVSAGDDKLVKIWSTGTWRCICTVLSEKRVSAVAITNDGLFVCFADKFGVVWLVDVDGCHENQALASKKAVPILSHYCSIITSLEFSPDGRFIVSADRDFKIRVTTFPNKPLDGAHEIQSFCLGHTEFVSCLAFVCASDFLTGFLVSGSGDSTVRLWDIISGSLLDTCEVGAEVVLAGLVKSNGKEEESFPAVTNLCAIPNSSLVAVTIQSLSGIVLLSCNISDKTLALGKVISITGEVFIPTSLGISFSGKLLWVVTGVSNLQGIDSNSLTRVRAVSGFSETNPDSVKLEPKVLEDNDIPCGVQLLEKLQGGDSIEKEVFVATAETLRTAMRNLLVKKQYTAEKREFRKRGRNDRKIKQ